The following proteins are co-located in the Microbacterium sp. Clip185 genome:
- a CDS encoding exodeoxyribonuclease III: MSRTLRIASVNVNGIRAAVRNGMAGWLDSADVDILTLQEVRGELTHLESALPGWELVHDESLTKGRSGVAVASRIPITASRIELGDESVDSRGRWIEADVEVDGERLTVVSAYVHSGEDGTPRQDAKYGFLDAMSVRLPELAQNDALALVTGDLNVGHRPFDIKNWRGNQKKAGFLPRERSYFDRFFGDAGALVTGVDGVEGVGLGWVDVGRRFAGEVDGPYTWWSNRGQAFDNDTGWRIDYHMATPALAARVADYRVARAASYAERWSDHAPVVADYRLGV; this comes from the coding sequence GTGTCACGAACCCTTCGCATCGCCTCTGTCAACGTCAATGGAATCCGCGCTGCGGTGAGAAACGGCATGGCCGGCTGGCTCGACAGCGCGGACGTCGACATCTTGACGCTCCAAGAGGTGCGCGGCGAACTGACCCATCTCGAGAGCGCGCTTCCGGGCTGGGAGCTCGTCCACGACGAGTCGCTGACGAAGGGGCGCTCCGGGGTGGCTGTGGCCAGCCGCATCCCGATCACCGCATCCCGCATCGAGCTCGGCGACGAGAGCGTCGATTCCCGCGGGCGGTGGATCGAGGCCGACGTCGAGGTCGACGGCGAGCGCCTCACGGTGGTCAGCGCCTATGTGCACTCCGGTGAAGACGGAACTCCCCGTCAGGACGCGAAGTACGGGTTCCTCGACGCAATGAGCGTGCGGCTGCCCGAGCTGGCTCAGAACGACGCGCTCGCGCTCGTCACCGGCGACCTCAACGTCGGGCACCGCCCTTTCGACATCAAGAACTGGCGCGGCAATCAGAAGAAGGCGGGGTTCCTCCCCCGCGAGCGCTCCTACTTCGACCGCTTCTTCGGCGATGCCGGCGCTCTCGTGACGGGCGTCGATGGAGTCGAGGGCGTCGGGCTCGGCTGGGTGGATGTGGGTCGCCGTTTCGCCGGCGAGGTCGACGGCCCCTACACCTGGTGGTCCAACCGCGGACAGGCGTTCGACAACGACACCGGCTGGCGCATCGACTACCACATGGCCACTCCCGCCCTCGCGGCGCGCGTTGCCGACTACCGGGTTGCGCGGGCTGCCTCGTACGCCGAACGGTGGAGCGACCACGCTCCCGTGGTAGCCGACTACCGTCTGGGCGTCTGA
- a CDS encoding mannose-1-phosphate guanylyltransferase, which yields MGNEIEGFYAVIPAGGIGSRLWPLSRADAPKFLHDLTGSGQTLLRDTWDRLEPLAGHDRIAVVTGRAHRAAVEKQLPGIPDKNVFLESEPRDSTAAIGLAAAILVRREPDVVIGSFAADHVIQGSRVFDFAVRQAVAVARAGYICTIGIQPSEPSTGFGYIKKADELIIDGAPEAALVERFVEKPDLATAREYFTDRAYSWNAGMFISRADVLLAEIEANEPELHAGLIELAEAWDDRDRRGPAVDRIWPGLKKIAIDYTVAEPAAAKGKLAVIPGHFDWDDVGDFASLTKLVSNGRKNDLAVLGEHARILSDASSGIVVTQTQRVISLIGVQDIVVVDTPDALLVTTTEHAQRVKQVVDALKLNGRGDVL from the coding sequence ATGGGGAATGAGATCGAGGGTTTCTACGCCGTCATTCCGGCCGGCGGTATCGGCAGCCGGCTCTGGCCGCTTTCCCGGGCCGACGCTCCGAAGTTCCTGCACGATCTGACCGGCTCCGGTCAGACGCTGCTGCGTGACACCTGGGATCGTCTGGAGCCGCTCGCGGGCCACGACCGGATCGCGGTCGTGACCGGGCGTGCGCACCGGGCCGCGGTCGAGAAGCAGCTGCCCGGCATCCCGGACAAGAACGTCTTCCTCGAGTCAGAGCCGCGCGACTCCACCGCCGCGATCGGTCTCGCCGCGGCCATCCTGGTGCGGCGCGAGCCCGACGTCGTGATCGGCTCCTTCGCAGCCGATCATGTGATCCAGGGATCGCGGGTCTTCGACTTCGCGGTGCGTCAGGCGGTCGCCGTGGCCCGTGCCGGGTACATCTGCACGATCGGCATCCAGCCGTCGGAGCCCTCCACCGGCTTCGGGTACATCAAGAAGGCCGACGAGCTGATCATCGACGGCGCTCCGGAAGCGGCGCTCGTCGAACGTTTCGTCGAGAAGCCCGATCTGGCTACGGCCCGCGAGTACTTCACCGACCGTGCCTACTCCTGGAACGCCGGCATGTTCATCTCGCGCGCCGATGTGCTGCTCGCCGAGATCGAGGCGAACGAGCCCGAGCTGCATGCCGGTCTCATCGAGCTCGCCGAGGCCTGGGACGACCGCGATCGCCGCGGGCCCGCGGTCGATCGCATCTGGCCGGGCCTGAAGAAGATCGCGATCGACTACACGGTCGCGGAGCCCGCGGCCGCCAAGGGCAAGCTCGCCGTCATCCCCGGTCACTTCGACTGGGACGACGTGGGCGACTTCGCGAGCCTCACGAAGCTCGTCTCGAACGGTCGGAAGAACGACCTGGCCGTGCTCGGCGAGCACGCACGCATCCTCTCCGACGCGTCCAGCGGCATCGTGGTGACCCAGACGCAGCGCGTGATCAGCCTCATCGGCGTGCAGGACATCGTCGTCGTCGACACCCCTGACGCCCTCCTGGTGACCACGACCGAGCACGCGCAGCGCGTCAAGCAGGTCGTCGACGCGCTGAAGCTCAACGGCCGCGGCGACGTGCTCTGA
- the sdhA gene encoding succinate dehydrogenase flavoprotein subunit, whose amino-acid sequence MSTHSTADTVVKDGVYYHQFDIVIVGAGGAGMRAAIEAGPGAKTAVISKLYPTRSHTGAAQGGMAAALANVEEDSWEWHTFDTIKGGDYLVDQDAAEILAKEAIDAVIDLENMGLPFNRTPDGKIDQRRFGGHTADHGKSPVRRACYAADRTGHMILQTLFQNCVKLGINFFNEFYVLDLITVDDEGATKVAGVVAYELATGDLHVFQSKAVVFATGGFGKIFKTTSNAHTLTGDGVGIVWRKGLPLEDMEFFQFHPTGLAGLGILLTEGARGEGAILRNASGERFMERYAPTIKDLAPRDIVSRCMVQEVEEGRGAGPHKDYVLLDCTHLGAEVLETKLPDITEFARTYLGVDPVVEPVPVMPTAHYAMGGIPTNIEAEVLSDNDTVVPGLYAAGECACVSVHGSNRLGTNSLLDINVFGKRAGRNAVKYVQSGAEFVPLPEDPAREVREMIEGLRNNTGTERIAVLRKTLQDEMDRKAQVFRTDQSLGEVMLVIAELRERYKNVHVDDKGKRYNTDLLEAVELGFLLDIAEVVAVAARNRKESRGGHMRDDYPTRDDENYMKHTMSYLSGDAHSSHPEDHIRLDWKPVVFTKNEAGELRYPPLERKY is encoded by the coding sequence GTGAGCACTCACTCCACCGCGGACACCGTCGTCAAGGACGGTGTCTACTACCACCAGTTCGACATCGTGATCGTCGGCGCCGGCGGCGCCGGGATGCGGGCGGCGATCGAAGCCGGCCCCGGCGCGAAGACGGCCGTCATCTCCAAGCTCTACCCGACCCGCTCGCACACGGGTGCGGCACAGGGCGGCATGGCCGCAGCGCTCGCCAACGTCGAAGAGGACTCCTGGGAGTGGCACACCTTCGACACGATCAAGGGCGGCGACTACCTCGTCGACCAGGATGCGGCGGAGATCCTCGCGAAGGAGGCCATCGACGCGGTCATCGACCTCGAGAACATGGGCCTGCCGTTCAACCGCACGCCCGACGGAAAGATCGACCAGCGTCGCTTCGGCGGCCACACCGCCGACCATGGCAAGAGCCCGGTGCGTCGCGCCTGTTACGCCGCCGACCGCACCGGCCACATGATCCTGCAGACGCTGTTCCAGAACTGCGTGAAGCTCGGCATCAACTTCTTCAACGAGTTCTATGTGCTCGACCTGATCACGGTCGACGACGAGGGCGCCACGAAGGTCGCCGGCGTCGTCGCCTACGAGCTCGCGACCGGTGACCTGCACGTGTTCCAGTCGAAGGCCGTCGTGTTCGCCACCGGCGGCTTCGGCAAGATCTTCAAGACCACCTCCAACGCCCACACTCTCACCGGCGACGGCGTCGGCATCGTCTGGCGCAAGGGGCTCCCGCTGGAGGACATGGAGTTCTTCCAGTTCCACCCGACCGGCCTCGCCGGTCTCGGCATCTTGCTGACCGAGGGAGCGCGCGGCGAGGGCGCCATCCTGCGCAACGCCTCGGGCGAGCGTTTCATGGAGCGCTACGCGCCGACCATCAAGGACCTCGCACCGCGCGACATCGTCAGCCGCTGCATGGTGCAGGAGGTCGAGGAGGGTCGCGGCGCCGGCCCCCACAAGGACTACGTGCTTCTGGACTGCACGCACCTGGGGGCGGAGGTTCTCGAGACCAAGCTGCCCGACATCACCGAGTTCGCCCGCACGTATCTCGGCGTCGACCCGGTCGTCGAGCCCGTCCCGGTCATGCCGACGGCGCACTACGCGATGGGCGGAATCCCGACCAACATCGAGGCCGAGGTCCTCAGCGACAACGACACCGTCGTTCCCGGTCTCTACGCCGCGGGCGAGTGCGCGTGCGTCTCGGTGCACGGCTCCAACCGCCTCGGCACCAACTCCCTGCTCGACATCAACGTGTTCGGCAAGCGCGCAGGGCGCAACGCCGTGAAGTACGTCCAGAGCGGCGCCGAGTTCGTTCCGCTGCCCGAAGACCCGGCCCGCGAGGTGCGCGAGATGATCGAGGGTCTGCGCAACAACACCGGCACCGAGCGCATCGCCGTACTGCGCAAGACGCTCCAGGACGAGATGGACCGTAAGGCTCAGGTGTTCCGCACCGACCAGTCCCTCGGTGAGGTCATGCTCGTCATCGCCGAGCTGCGCGAGCGCTACAAGAACGTCCACGTCGACGACAAGGGCAAGCGGTACAACACCGATCTTCTCGAAGCCGTCGAGCTCGGCTTCCTCCTCGACATCGCCGAGGTCGTCGCCGTCGCCGCACGCAACCGCAAGGAGAGCCGCGGCGGCCACATGCGCGACGACTACCCGACGCGCGACGACGAGAACTACATGAAGCACACGATGTCCTACCTGTCGGGCGATGCGCACTCCTCCCACCCGGAGGACCACATCCGCCTCGACTGGAAGCCGGTCGTCTTCACCAAGAACGAGGCCGGGGAACTGCGCTACCCGCCGCTGGAGAGGAAGTACTGA
- a CDS encoding succinate dehydrogenase iron-sulfur subunit: MAATAIAETTTEAPEVQETNDSGVQAFLVTFIVRRFNPELDEEPRWVDYDVEVYSTDRVLDALHKIKWEVDGSLAFRRSCAHGICGSDAMRINGRNRLACKTLIKDLDISKPIYVEAIKGLPLEKDLIVDMEPFFASYREVQPFLIANSTPEKGKERVQSIVDRERFDDTTKCILCAACTSSCPVFWTDGQYFGPAAIVNAHRFIFDSRDDAGDVRLDILNDKEGVWRCRTTFNCTEACPRGIQVTKAIAEVKQAVLRG; the protein is encoded by the coding sequence ATGGCCGCCACCGCCATCGCCGAGACCACCACCGAGGCCCCCGAGGTGCAGGAGACGAACGACTCCGGCGTCCAGGCGTTCCTGGTCACCTTCATCGTGCGCCGGTTCAACCCGGAGCTGGACGAAGAGCCGCGCTGGGTTGACTACGACGTCGAGGTGTACTCCACCGACCGTGTGCTCGACGCGCTGCACAAGATCAAGTGGGAGGTCGACGGATCGCTCGCCTTCCGCCGCTCCTGCGCCCACGGCATCTGCGGCTCCGACGCCATGCGCATCAACGGCCGCAACCGCCTCGCCTGCAAGACGCTGATCAAGGATCTCGACATCTCGAAGCCGATCTACGTCGAGGCGATCAAGGGCCTGCCCCTGGAGAAGGACCTCATCGTCGACATGGAGCCCTTCTTCGCGTCCTACCGCGAAGTGCAGCCGTTCCTCATCGCGAACTCCACGCCGGAGAAGGGCAAGGAGCGCGTGCAGTCCATCGTCGACCGCGAGCGCTTCGACGACACCACCAAGTGCATTCTCTGCGCCGCGTGCACCTCGTCGTGCCCCGTGTTCTGGACCGACGGCCAGTACTTCGGCCCCGCTGCCATCGTCAACGCGCACCGCTTCATCTTCGACTCGCGCGACGACGCCGGCGATGTGCGTCTCGACATCCTCAACGACAAGGAAGGCGTGTGGCGCTGCCGCACCACCTTCAACTGCACCGAGGCGTGCCCGCGCGGCATCCAGGTCACCAAGGCGATCGCCGAGGTCAAGCAGGCGGTTCTGCGCGGCTGA
- a CDS encoding succinate dehydrogenase hydrophobic membrane anchor subunit, with amino-acid sequence MSATIADPRSPFSAPRRRGPNLEKWGWVYMRASGLVLVVLIFGHLFVNLLTGDGIHQIDFAFVAGKLSSPFWQWWDVAMLWLALIHGGNGMRTIVNDYVTHATTRRVLVWAIWIVSGFLILLGTLVVFTFDPCLGVTSDSVMWEVCQ; translated from the coding sequence ATGAGCGCGACGATCGCCGATCCCCGCAGTCCCTTCTCCGCGCCGCGGCGCCGTGGCCCCAACCTCGAGAAGTGGGGCTGGGTGTACATGCGCGCCTCCGGCCTCGTGCTCGTGGTGCTGATCTTCGGACACCTCTTCGTCAACCTCCTGACGGGCGACGGCATCCACCAGATCGACTTCGCCTTCGTCGCCGGCAAGCTTTCCTCGCCGTTCTGGCAGTGGTGGGATGTCGCGATGCTTTGGCTCGCCCTCATCCACGGCGGCAACGGCATGCGCACGATCGTCAACGACTACGTCACGCACGCCACCACGCGACGCGTTCTCGTCTGGGCGATCTGGATCGTGTCGGGCTTCCTGATCCTGCTCGGCACGCTCGTCGTCTTCACTTTCGACCCCTGCCTCGGCGTGACCAGCGACAGCGTGATGTGGGAAGTGTGCCAGTAG
- a CDS encoding endonuclease domain-containing protein, with translation MEALAQACRCQSPRVAVASLDSALHLGLIDAVDLDAVFDRLPRSHRSLRKLIDARAEAGSETLVRLMLRSLGYRPALQVSLPGVGRVDLLVDGWLIVECDSRAFHGDLSQQIRDRRRDLAAAELGYVTIRILAEDIFHRPDAVRAALRAVLARRRGGGSSRASD, from the coding sequence GTGGAGGCGCTCGCTCAGGCATGCCGCTGTCAGTCGCCCCGGGTCGCCGTCGCGAGTCTCGACAGCGCGTTGCACCTGGGCTTGATCGACGCGGTCGATCTCGACGCCGTTTTCGACCGACTTCCCCGCAGCCACCGATCACTGCGCAAGCTCATCGACGCGCGGGCCGAAGCGGGCTCAGAGACGCTCGTGCGGTTGATGCTGCGGAGCTTGGGATACCGTCCTGCGCTGCAGGTCAGTCTTCCGGGCGTGGGGAGGGTGGATCTGCTCGTCGACGGTTGGCTCATCGTGGAGTGCGACAGCCGCGCGTTCCACGGCGACCTCTCGCAACAGATCAGAGACCGGCGCCGCGACCTCGCTGCGGCCGAGTTGGGTTACGTGACGATCCGCATCCTGGCGGAGGACATCTTCCACCGTCCGGATGCGGTGCGCGCCGCCCTCCGCGCGGTACTCGCTCGTCGGCGGGGCGGGGGTAGCAGCAGAGCGAGCGACTGA
- the sdhC gene encoding succinate dehydrogenase, cytochrome b556 subunit, with product MAATARVTPSLAQTTSKTPRGTLYRGNEGMWSWVLHRITGVSIFFFLLVHVLDTALIRVSPEAYDAVIGTYKNPVMGIGEVVLVAAIAYHAYNGLRIIVVDFWSKGARYQRQLWWIVLGLWAVTMLGFAPRHLMNVFAATGGGH from the coding sequence GTGGCTGCAACGGCACGCGTCACACCATCGCTCGCTCAGACGACGTCCAAGACGCCGCGCGGAACGCTGTATCGCGGCAATGAGGGCATGTGGTCCTGGGTGCTGCACCGCATCACAGGTGTGTCGATCTTCTTCTTCCTGCTCGTGCACGTGCTCGACACCGCCCTCATCCGCGTCTCCCCCGAGGCGTACGACGCGGTCATCGGCACCTACAAGAACCCCGTGATGGGCATCGGCGAGGTCGTGCTCGTGGCCGCGATCGCGTACCACGCCTACAACGGCCTGCGCATCATCGTCGTCGACTTCTGGTCCAAGGGCGCGCGCTACCAGCGTCAGCTCTGGTGGATCGTGCTGGGCCTGTGGGCCGTCACGATGCTGGGCTTCGCCCCCCGCCACCTCATGAACGTCTTCGCTGCGACGGGAGGCGGTCACTGA
- a CDS encoding FadR/GntR family transcriptional regulator produces the protein MTDQRTPEWAPVQRSRAHELVIQAIEDQIMAGSLQVGDPLPSERDLAARLGVSRAGVREAVRVLEGQGVLRAQVGAGADAGTFVAALPDAALTRFLRLHAALANYPYPDVIEARIVLERSSAELAARNADAAALAAIRAALDAGAVAGLGPAEYNDTDTAFHVAIAQAGGNRLVASMTVAIRESLSSRILDALRDYADWEGLAATLHAQHVELFDAIERRDGAAAADLAERHIRFAVDALAGG, from the coding sequence GTGACAGATCAGCGCACCCCGGAATGGGCACCCGTGCAGCGCAGCCGCGCGCACGAACTCGTCATCCAAGCGATCGAGGACCAGATCATGGCCGGGTCGCTGCAGGTCGGAGATCCGCTTCCCTCGGAGCGCGACCTCGCCGCGCGCTTGGGCGTGAGCCGCGCCGGCGTCCGCGAGGCCGTGCGTGTTCTCGAGGGGCAGGGCGTGCTCCGCGCCCAGGTCGGAGCGGGCGCGGATGCGGGCACCTTCGTCGCCGCGCTGCCGGATGCCGCGCTCACCCGCTTCCTGCGGCTGCACGCGGCTCTCGCGAACTACCCCTACCCCGATGTCATCGAGGCGCGCATCGTGCTCGAACGATCGAGCGCCGAGCTCGCCGCGCGGAACGCGGATGCCGCCGCGCTCGCCGCGATCCGCGCAGCTCTCGACGCCGGTGCGGTCGCAGGGCTCGGTCCCGCGGAGTACAACGACACCGACACGGCCTTCCACGTCGCGATCGCGCAGGCCGGCGGCAATCGGCTCGTCGCATCGATGACGGTCGCGATCCGGGAGTCGCTGAGCAGCCGCATCCTCGACGCACTTCGTGACTATGCGGACTGGGAGGGGCTTGCCGCGACGCTGCACGCCCAGCACGTCGAGCTCTTCGACGCCATCGAGCGGCGCGACGGTGCGGCGGCCGCCGACCTCGCCGAGCGCCACATCCGCTTCGCCGTCGACGCCCTCGCCGGCGGCTGA
- the trpS gene encoding tryptophan--tRNA ligase — protein sequence MSKARLYSGMQPSADSLQIGNYIGALLQWRDLQESYDAFFSVVDLHALTQPNDPAELRAKTRRTAAQYIAAGIEPSKSALYVQSHVPAHAELAWVLSTITGFGEAGRMTQFKDKSQRYGSDATNVGLFTYPVLMAADILLYQTNVVPVGDDQKQHVELTRDLAERFNARYGETFTVPTPVIRQDTARIYDLQNPTSKMSKSAESDAGVLWLLDDPAVNAKKIMRAVTDSEGVVRYDRETKPGVSNLLVIFAALTGRQIPSIEDEFAGRGYGDFKKALAEVVVSEFGPVRERALAMLDDPAELDRALAVNAQKASAVAEQTLGDVYDRIGLLRRS from the coding sequence GTGAGCAAAGCGCGCCTGTACTCCGGAATGCAGCCCTCGGCCGACTCCCTCCAGATCGGCAACTACATCGGGGCACTGCTGCAGTGGCGCGACCTGCAGGAGTCGTACGACGCGTTCTTCTCCGTCGTCGACCTGCACGCGCTCACGCAGCCCAACGACCCGGCAGAGCTCCGCGCGAAGACCCGGCGCACGGCCGCCCAGTACATCGCGGCCGGCATCGAGCCCTCCAAGTCGGCGCTGTACGTGCAGTCGCACGTTCCCGCGCACGCCGAGCTGGCCTGGGTCCTGTCGACGATCACCGGCTTCGGCGAGGCAGGCCGCATGACGCAGTTCAAGGACAAGTCGCAGCGGTACGGCAGCGACGCGACCAACGTCGGCCTGTTCACCTACCCGGTGCTGATGGCCGCCGACATCCTGCTGTACCAGACCAACGTCGTGCCCGTCGGCGACGACCAGAAGCAGCACGTCGAGCTGACCCGCGACCTCGCAGAGCGCTTCAACGCGCGGTACGGCGAGACCTTCACCGTGCCGACCCCCGTGATCCGACAGGACACGGCCCGCATCTACGACCTGCAGAATCCGACCTCGAAGATGTCGAAGTCGGCGGAGTCCGACGCGGGTGTGCTGTGGCTGCTCGACGACCCGGCGGTCAACGCGAAGAAGATCATGCGCGCGGTGACCGACTCCGAAGGCGTCGTGCGGTACGACCGCGAGACCAAGCCCGGCGTGTCGAACCTGCTCGTGATCTTCGCCGCGCTCACGGGCCGGCAGATCCCCTCGATCGAGGACGAGTTCGCGGGCCGCGGCTACGGCGACTTCAAGAAGGCGCTGGCGGAGGTCGTCGTGTCGGAGTTCGGCCCGGTGCGCGAGCGCGCCCTGGCCATGCTCGACGACCCCGCCGAACTCGACCGCGCCCTGGCCGTCAATGCGCAGAAGGCCTCGGCCGTCGCTGAGCAGACCCTTGGCGACGTCTACGACCGCATCGGCCTCCTCCGCCGCAGCTGA
- a CDS encoding YihY/virulence factor BrkB family protein — protein sequence MRRARENDADVRFVLPEDENTLRDRWDAAQASLRERLDEPIEKATALTRRTLAWFPIRVWRHFLQHNGFLLAAGVSYQSLFAIFAGIYLAAAAVGIWLGGDDAAVDQLIDIVNSYIPALISESGLVKPSQVEAVASQSSGGLLPTTGAIALVVVIWTAIGFITFTRRAVRDTFGLPFDSRSYVMLKARDLLAAALFGIALLAGWVLVQITTWALDLLATVLQWQPDSTWSTILARALSLVVAFLVNAVALALLFRFLTGTSLRWRRIWPGSILGGAALALLQVGAGLLLRYTPSNPLIATFAIFIGFLLWFRITGVVILVAAAWIAVSTADRDLPLVELTDAEREALEVHALSVAAQVRLREARERARHAAWWQRPAARRRVERATKERDAAAAAVAALTARPRFRHFLD from the coding sequence GTGAGGCGAGCCCGGGAGAACGACGCCGACGTGCGATTCGTACTGCCCGAAGACGAGAACACCTTGCGCGATCGATGGGATGCCGCGCAGGCGAGCCTGCGCGAGCGCCTCGACGAACCCATCGAGAAGGCGACGGCGCTCACCAGACGGACCCTGGCCTGGTTCCCCATCCGGGTATGGCGGCACTTCCTCCAGCACAACGGCTTCCTCCTGGCCGCGGGAGTGAGCTACCAGTCGCTGTTCGCGATCTTCGCCGGCATCTATCTCGCCGCCGCAGCGGTCGGAATCTGGCTCGGCGGCGACGACGCGGCCGTGGATCAGCTGATCGACATCGTCAACAGCTACATCCCCGCCCTCATCAGCGAGAGCGGGCTGGTCAAGCCGAGCCAGGTCGAGGCCGTCGCCTCCCAGAGCAGCGGCGGCCTGCTGCCGACGACCGGAGCGATCGCGCTCGTGGTCGTCATCTGGACAGCCATCGGGTTCATTACCTTCACCCGCCGCGCCGTGCGCGACACCTTCGGCCTCCCCTTCGACTCGCGCAGCTATGTGATGCTGAAGGCCCGCGACCTCCTGGCAGCAGCACTGTTCGGCATCGCGCTGCTCGCCGGCTGGGTGCTCGTGCAGATCACCACCTGGGCGCTGGATCTGCTGGCAACCGTCCTGCAGTGGCAGCCGGACTCGACCTGGTCGACGATCCTCGCACGCGCGCTCAGCCTCGTGGTCGCGTTCCTCGTCAACGCCGTCGCACTCGCGCTGCTCTTCCGCTTCCTCACCGGCACGTCGCTGCGCTGGCGCCGCATCTGGCCGGGCTCGATCCTCGGCGGCGCAGCTCTCGCGCTGCTGCAGGTGGGGGCGGGGCTCCTGCTGCGATACACGCCGAGCAACCCGCTCATCGCCACCTTCGCCATCTTCATCGGGTTTCTTCTCTGGTTCCGCATCACCGGTGTCGTGATCCTCGTGGCCGCGGCGTGGATCGCCGTCTCCACCGCCGACCGCGATCTGCCGCTGGTCGAGCTGACCGACGCCGAGCGTGAGGCACTCGAAGTGCACGCGCTTTCGGTCGCCGCGCAGGTGCGCCTGCGCGAGGCCCGCGAGCGCGCGCGTCATGCAGCGTGGTGGCAGCGCCCCGCCGCCCGCCGACGAGTGGAACGCGCGACGAAGGAGCGGGATGCGGCCGCCGCGGCCGTCGCAGCCCTGACCGCTCGGCCGCGGTTCCGGCACTTCCTCGACTGA